One window from the genome of Saccopteryx leptura isolate mSacLep1 chromosome 8, mSacLep1_pri_phased_curated, whole genome shotgun sequence encodes:
- the NCBP2AS2 gene encoding protein NCBP2AS2 — MVLRRLLALLLHSPRLVERLSESRPIRRAAQLTAFALLQAQLRGQDAARRLRGLAAGPAGSLGRRAARFRDTFTQELRRGLRERPGSPPGSQRGPGANP; from the coding sequence ATGGTTCTGAGGCGGCTGCTGGCCCTCTTGCTGCACAGTCCGCGGCTAGTGGAACGCTTGTCAGAATCGCGGCCTATCCGCCGTGCCGCGCAGCTTACAGCCTTTGCACTGCTGCAAGCCCAGCTGCGTGGCCAGGACGCGGCCCGGCGTCTGCGAGGCCTCGCGGCTGGGCCCGCGGGTTCCCTGGGTCGACGCGCTGCCCGCTTCAGAGACACCTTCACTCAGGAGCTACGCCGCGGCCTCCGGGAACGCCCGGGGTCACCACCAGGTAGCCAGAGGGGCCCTGGCGCAAACCCCTGA